The Nostoc cf. commune SO-36 genomic sequence ATGTGAAAGCTAAATTTAGCAAGCTATTCCAAATAAATGTTGTACAACTTATTTTTAGATGATGCCTAATTGCCGCTCGCATTACCTGTGTTGTGTTGTCATATATTTCGGAACACCCTAGCTTCTATTGGCTAGAGTTGCATATCGTTCCGATTGCAAAATTGAAGTACGACTAAAAAATTGGTAAACATGGGAAAGATTGACATTATATTCCTGAACTTCATTATTGTGTTTATTTTTGCCGACTTATTATTAGTTTCAAATCTTAGGTGAAGTGATGATTTTGAAATGTAGCAGTAAATACGGTATTTTAATTTAAAAAAATTCGATTTGATTGTACGTTTAACTATGTCTACCTACTTAAATTCTAAGTTACGATGCAATCTGAAGATTAAATAACTCTTAAATCGTGTAAAAAGGTACTCTTGTATCTTGCTTAAGTCTGATATCTTCCTGGAACAGCTTTGTTATTTTCAGGTAGATTGATGAGTCGAGTTAATGGATTTTTAGGGCGACGTAATTTCTTAAAATTTGCCAGTGTAGTAGGTATTGCAGCTACTGCTTTTGGTGATAGCTTTTGGAATACAGAGCAAACTGCTGTTGCTGATATTCATCCAGACAACCCAAATCCAGTTAGTTCTAATGAAGCTATCAGACGCTTACTCGATGGTAATCAAAGATTTATCGAGCAAAAACGTAAATATCCCGATCAATCACTAGAACGTTTACGATTAGTTGCTAAAGCTCAGTATCCTTTTGCCGCCATATTGGGCTGTGCAGATTCTAGAGTACCTGCGGAAATCGTCTTCGATCAAGGGCTGGGAGATTTATTTGTCGTGCGAGTTGCGGGTAATGTCGTCAGTGACACGGTTATAGGTAGTCTGGAATATTCTACAGCAGTATTAGGTTCGCAGCTGATTATGGTTTTGGGTCATAGAAGATGCGGTGCAGTAGCAGAAGCAATCAAAAACGAACCACTTCCTGGCAGAATTGGTTTAATTATTGAGGGTATTAAACCATCTGTCGAAAAGGTAAAGTTTAGAACAGGTGATAATATGCAAGATGCAGTTATTGCTAACATTCAGTATCAGACTGAAAAATTGCAAGAAAGCTCAACTATTTTAGCTAAATTGCTCCGTGAAGGTAAACTAAAAATTGTTGGTGCTTGTTACGATATTGATACTGGTAAAATCAACATTATTAATTAAAAACTTTACACATTTTAGACGTAAAATTATTAGTTTAATGATGTTCAAAAAAATATTCTTTATAAAAAAGATTAATTAAATTCATTGCTCTACTTGAAAAATCTTTTTTATACCACTTTACAAAATATCAGTTGCATATATATTAGATATCTAGTGAAATTAAATATGTGTTATCCAGAACCCTTCTAGAGATATAGCAGTACTATGTCTATACATTGTGGGGTCGTACAGTTGTCATTGGTGTCAACTTAAGCCAAAACTCTTTTAAAATCTCGTTTCCAGCCAGAGGCTGGAAATGCTCTTCAATTGTGGCTCTGCCGCCACTCAAGAGGTGGAACCTCAACGACGGGCATTCCCAGTCTCCGACTGGGAACGAGATAACAAGATAATCTGCTAAAAGCTTTTTCTCGACTGGCTTTAAGCTTAAGTTGACACTAATGTACAGTTGTACACTCCTACAGCCGATTCATTTATTGCAAAAACTTTTGAAAATGGTATTGGCGATGCTTGGGTTGGGCTATGCCAATTTAAGCTCACGAAAATTCAGCAAAACACAGTTAAAGCTTGTAACAAATAAACCCAGCAGGGGCCATATAACAAGGCTGCCTGCCAGGAAGGTATAGTTTATTCTGGCCATGTTTGATTAGGTTAGCGCTTATTCGTAAAAAATAATTGCGTATCCCTAGATACAATAACTAAATACTTTGGAAAACACAGTTAAGAAAAGTTGCTAAATAGGTTAATTTCCAATTAAAACCAATAATTTCTTGAATTGGGAGATGAAGAACAAGGGGAATAACCATGCCCCATACCCAATGCCCCATAATATAAGAAAGCGCTTCACACTTCTTAAATAATCAGCTTTATTAGAACAATGGCGAGAGACTTGCGGGGATTCATTAAAATTTTGGAAGAAAGAGGACAATTACGGCGAATTTCAGCTTTAGTTGACCCAGATTTGGAAATTGCTGAGATTTCCAACCGGATGCTGCAAAAAGGTGGGCCAGGGTTGTTGTTTGAAAACGTCAAAGGCGCTTCCTTTCCGGTGGCAGTGAATTTGATGGGAACTGTGGAAAGGATTTGCTGGGCAATGAATATGCAGCATCCAGAGGAGTTGGAAACTCTGGGGAAAAAACTGAGTATGCTGCAACAGCCAAAACCGCCGAAGAAGATTTCCCAGGCGATAGATTTTGGGAAAGTGTTGTTTGATGTGGTGAAGGCGAAACCAGGACGGGACTTTTTCCCCGCTTGCCAACAAGTTGTGCTTCAAGGTAATGATTTAGATTTACATAAGTTGCCGTTGATACGTCCTTATATTGGTGATGCTGGCAAGATTATCACCCTAGGATTGGTAATCACCAAAGATTGTGAGACGGGTACACCAAATGTAGGAGTGTATCGCTTGCAACTACAATCTAAAAATACGATGACAGTTCACTGGTTATCAGTGCGGGGTGGGGCGAGGCATTTGCGAAAAGCGGCCGAACGTGGGAAGAAATTAGAAGTTGCGATCGCACTTGGTGTAGATCCTCTAATTATCATGGCAGCGGCCACACCCATCCCTGTAGATTTATCGGAATGGCTGTTTGCTGGATTATACGGCGGTTCAGGTGTGCAGTTAGCGAAGTGTAAAACTGTCGATTTAGAAGTTCCCGCAGATTCCGAATTTGTTTTGGAAGGCACGATTACACCAGGGGAAGTTTTACCAGATGGGCCTTTTGGCGACCACATGGGTTATTACGGCGGTGTGGAAGATTCGCCCTTGGTACGCTTTGAGTGTATGACGCACCGGAAAAATCCGATTTACTTAACAACATTTAGCGGTCGTCCACCGAAAGAAGAAGCGATGATGG encodes the following:
- a CDS encoding carbonic anhydrase; amino-acid sequence: MSRVNGFLGRRNFLKFASVVGIAATAFGDSFWNTEQTAVADIHPDNPNPVSSNEAIRRLLDGNQRFIEQKRKYPDQSLERLRLVAKAQYPFAAILGCADSRVPAEIVFDQGLGDLFVVRVAGNVVSDTVIGSLEYSTAVLGSQLIMVLGHRRCGAVAEAIKNEPLPGRIGLIIEGIKPSVEKVKFRTGDNMQDAVIANIQYQTEKLQESSTILAKLLREGKLKIVGACYDIDTGKINIIN
- a CDS encoding UbiD family decarboxylase codes for the protein MARDLRGFIKILEERGQLRRISALVDPDLEIAEISNRMLQKGGPGLLFENVKGASFPVAVNLMGTVERICWAMNMQHPEELETLGKKLSMLQQPKPPKKISQAIDFGKVLFDVVKAKPGRDFFPACQQVVLQGNDLDLHKLPLIRPYIGDAGKIITLGLVITKDCETGTPNVGVYRLQLQSKNTMTVHWLSVRGGARHLRKAAERGKKLEVAIALGVDPLIIMAAATPIPVDLSEWLFAGLYGGSGVQLAKCKTVDLEVPADSEFVLEGTITPGEVLPDGPFGDHMGYYGGVEDSPLVRFECMTHRKNPIYLTTFSGRPPKEEAMMAIALNRIYTPILRQQVSEIVDFFLPMEALSYKAAIISIDKAYPGQARRAALAFWSALPQFTYTKFVIVVDKDINIRDPRQVVWAISSKVDPVRDVFILPNTPFDTLDFASEKIGLGGRMGIDATTKIPPETDHEWGSPLESDPDVAAMVERRWAEYGLAELQLGEVDPNLFGYDMR